One part of the Flavobacterium johnsoniae UW101 genome encodes these proteins:
- a CDS encoding cyclic-phosphate processing receiver domain-containing protein, whose protein sequence is MPYKLFLDDIKDVNMVYKKLTNDDFVVVRNFNDFKKVILEKGLPELISFDNDLGLDTNHQVAEDVYACAKWLVYESGIDLQNLKFNVHSVNPVASQQIQGLLDNFIKHLKSQ, encoded by the coding sequence ATGCCATACAAACTTTTTCTTGACGATATTAAAGATGTAAACATGGTTTACAAAAAATTAACTAATGACGATTTCGTTGTTGTTAGAAATTTCAATGATTTTAAAAAAGTAATTCTAGAAAAAGGACTTCCTGAGTTAATTAGTTTTGATAATGATTTAGGTCTCGACACAAATCATCAAGTTGCTGAAGATGTTTACGCTTGCGCCAAATGGCTGGTTTATGAATCTGGAATTGATTTACAGAATTTAAAATTTAATGTACATTCTGTAAATCCTGTTGCTAGTCAGCAAATTCAAGGTTTATTGGATAATTTTATTAAACATTTAAAATCACAATAA
- a CDS encoding M15 family metallopeptidase, with product MSEILALAWGGDWKSFIDKPHFEMTFGKTTQDLRELLEIHNDYTKIPL from the coding sequence ATGAGCGAGATTCTCGCGTTAGCATGGGGTGGAGATTGGAAAAGTTTTATTGATAAACCTCACTTTGAAATGACATTTGGAAAAACAACTCAAGATTTAAGAGAATTGCTTGAAATTCACAATGATTATACTAAGATTCCTTTGTAA